CATGGTCGCCTCCATGACGACCCTCCCCGTGATCGGGGTCCCCGTGCCCCTCGCGAAGCTCGACGGGCTCGATTCCCTGCTCTCGATCGTGCAGATGCCGGGCGGGATCCCGGTCGCCACCGTCTCCATCGGCGGCGCGAAGAACGCCGGCCTGCTCGCAGTGCGCATCCTCGGCGCCAGTGACGCCGGGATCGCCGCGGAGCTCGACGCCTACGCCGACGAGCTGACCGCGGTCGTCGAGCACAAGAACACGGCGCTCAAGGCGCGCGTCGCCGCCGAGTAGCGTGTCGGATCCGCGCGCGGACCGGGGCTCGCCCCGCTATCGACGCGCGCTCATCGCTCTCTTCTGCGCGGGTCTCGCGACCATGGCGCAGATGTACTCGCCGCAGGGGCTGCTGCCGCAGATCGGACGCGAGTTCGCCATCGATCCCGGTTCGTCCTCGTGGGTGATCGGCGCGACGACGATCGGGGTCGCCCTCGGCACGCTGCCGTGGGCGCGCGTCTCCGATCGCCTCGGCCGGGTCGCGACCATGCGCTGGGCGGCCGCGGCCGCGATGGTGCTCGGTCTCACCGTGCCGTTCGCGCCGACCTTCGAGACGATGATCGCCCTCCGAGCGATCGAGGGCCTCGCGCTCGGCGGACTGCCGGCCATCGCCGTCACCGCCCTCGCGGAGACCGTGCACCCGCGCACGCTCGGTGCGGCCGTCGGCAGCTACGTGGCCGGGACCACGCTCGGTGGACTCACCGGCCGCCTGGTGGCCGGTGCGGTCGCCGATCACTTCGGGTGGCGGCTCGGGCTCGCGGCCGTCGCGGTGCTGGCGGCACTGGCCGCGGTGGCGTTCCTGATCCTGATCCCGCGCACCGCCGTACCCCAGCCCCCGGGCGCTCGGATCCTCGGCGCGCTGCTCGCGAATCTTCGGAATCCCGGGGTGCTGGTGTTGGTGCTGCAGGCGTTCCTGTTGATGGGCGGCTTCGTCGCGGTGTACAACACGCTCGCCTTCCGGCTGGAGCAGCCGCCCTACGATCTGTCGCTCATGCAGGTGTCGTGGCTCTTCCTCGCGTACCTCGCGGGTGCGGTCTCCTCCAACTGGGTCTGGCGCATTGCCCGGCGGCAGCCGCCGACCGGGGTGCTGCTCGTCTGCCTGGCGATCATGCTCGGCGGCGTCGGCCTCACGATGTCGAGCGCGCTCTGGGCGATCATCGTCGGGCTGGTGCTCTTCACCGCGGGGTTCTTCGGGGCCCACTCGATCGCGAGCGGCCTCATCGGACGACGCGCTGCCGGGCGCCCGGGGGCCAGCCAGGCTCCGCCGCTCTACAACCTCGGATACTACGGGGGATCGAGTCTGCTCGGCTGGGCCGGCGGCACAGCGTTCGCCGCGGCGGGCTGGAACGGCACGGTCGCGCTCATCGTCGGCGTCACGGTCGTCGCCGCGGCACTGGCCTGGGGGTACGCGCGCTCGCACGGCGGGATCGCGGGTGTCGACCGGGCGACGCCGTAGACCGTCGACGCCGGTGATCGGGTGGCGCCGGTGACCGGGCGACGCCGTGAACCGGCGCGCGATCACCGCGACATCGCGACGGCGAGCCTCCTAGAGGTTCGCGTGAGTCTCCCACAGCTGCCACGCGGCACCGTGCCAGCTGAAGCCGCGGCTGCGATCCCGCGCCAGCACGGCGAGCCGGGTGAGCGAGTTGGGATCCCGGTAGAGTCGGCTGAACTCCGCGGCGAACTCACCCGCGTTGGTGGTCCCGAGCCCGGCGTCGAGCACGATCTCGTCGACCGCCGGGTGGCCGGAGTGCAGCACCGGCACGGCACCGCTCAGCGCGCCGAGCAGCGTGTACCCCGCACCCACGAAGTCCTGCGGCTGCAGGAGCAGCGATGCGCCGCTCAGGATCGCGCCGACGTCGTGGAGGTCTCGGGGCGTGACGACGAGCACCCGGTGCTGCAGCTCCGCCGGGATCACGATCCCCGCGTCGCCCGCGTCCTCCGCGGGGTCGACGCCCGCGAGCACCACGACGCCCGGCAGCGCGGGATCCGCCCGCAGCGCGTCGAAGACCCAGTCGAGGCGGCCGTGCGCGCCCGGGGACGCGGTCGTGAGCGCGTAGTGGTCGGGGAGGCCGAGTGCGCTGCGACGCTCCACGGCGTCGTCGGGTCGCAGGTATTCGACGGGCGGGGCCAGCTGGATCACCTGCACGGGGAGGTCGACGCCGTAGTGCTCCTGCAGCACGCGGGCCGTGGCGTGGGTCGGCGTGAGGATCACGTCCGCGAGACGCACGGCTCGGCGCACGTACGCGCGGTACAGCCGGGCCTGCGAGGAGCCGAGGATCGCCGGGGCGTCCCAGGCGATGCTGTGGGTGATGGTGACCGAGGTCTGCGATCCGTCGTCCTCGCCGCGCGAGCGCAGGGGCACGAGCGGGGTCAGGGCGTGCACGAACTCGCCGTCGAGCGGGCGGGCCGTCGTGCCGTTCTGCCACATGAGCGGGAGCATGTTCGCGCGGAACGGGAGGTACTCGGTGCGGATCAGCGGCGAGGTCAGCTCGGGATCGGCGGAACCCTTCGCGAGCAGGAAGCGCGCGCTGCAGCTCCGAGGCGCCGTGTCGGCGATGGCTCGAGCGAGATCGCGGGCAGCGACGGCGTGAACCGGGGCCTCCCAGTCGGGAAACGGTTCCGCAATCAGGGTGAGCGTCGCCACGATCCTCCCTCAGTCATGCGTCATGGCACTGGCGTGCCCTCGGGTCAATTGTATGGATTTCTCCGGACGCGACCCTGAAGAACGCGGAGTTGCGAGACAGCCGTTACGCAAGCGTAGTAGAACGGAGGGCCCCGCCGACCACCCCACGCCGCGAGAGGTCGGCCTCTTGACACCGGCCTCTAAGTCTATATTCAGAGGCATCGGTTACATTCGGTGAGATGTCCCGATCTTGAGGACACTCGTCACGATCACGTAGGGAACATGCATGGCAACGAACGGCGGAGCAGGGACGAGTGCGTCCAACCCCCGGCATGGCAGACTGCGTCGGTCGAACTCGTGGGCGAACATCGGTCGTCTGCTGCTCACGACGGCCATCGTCGTGGTGCTGAGCGGAATAGCCACCGTATCGTACTCGCTCCTCGGGCTGTTCAACGACGTGAAGACGGTGGAGCTCGGCGGAGCGGGTGATGTCGCGCAGGCGGTCGGGCTCGGGTCGAGTTCCATCGAGGGAGAACTGACGGTGCTGCTCGTCGGCACCGACAGCCGAGTCGGGCAGACCCTCGATGACGGCGAGGAGGGCGAGCTCAACGACGTGAACCTGCTGCTCCACGTGAGCGCAGATCACCAGCGGGCGACCGTCGTCAGTTTCCCGCGCGACCTCATGGTGCCGGTGCCGAGCTGCCCGGGTCCGAACGGCGAGCCCAACTACTACAGCGCGATGAGCGAGCAGCAGCTCAACAGCACGCTGGGCGTGGGGGGTCTGCCCTGCGTGGTCGCGACGATCTCCGAGCTCACCGGCATGGACATCCCCTACGCCGGCATGATCACGTTCGACGGCGTCATCGGCGTGTCGAATGCGCTCGGGGGCATCGACGTCTGCCTCGCGCAGCCGATCTACGACGAGTACACCGGTCTCGATCTTCCGGCCGGCGTCAACAACCTGGTCGGCGGCGAGGCGCTGCAGTTCCTCCGCACCCGGCACGGGGTCGGCGACGGCGGCGACACGAGCCGCATCAGCAACCAGCAGGTCTTCATGTCCGCGCTCGTGCGGGAGCTCAAGAGCGCCGACACGCTCTCCGATCCCGCGAAGGTCTACGGGCTCGCGAAAGCCGGCATCGAGAACATGACCCTGTCGAGCAACATGGCGACCATGTCGTTCATGCAGCAGGTGGCCGGCACGGTGAAGGACATCGATCTCGAGAGCATCAACTTCGTGCAGTACCCGTCAGCGACGCACCCCTACGAGGCGGGGCGCCTGACCCCCGACCGTGTGGCGGCGCAGACGCTCTTCGACGTGCTGAAGAGCGGACAGGCCTTCGATGTGACGGCAGTCGGCGAGGGTGTCGCGGACACCACTGCGGAGGTCCCGGTCGATCCCGCCACCGACCCGAACGCGGTGGTCGACCCCAATGCACCCGTCGATCCGAACGCGGAGGTGGATCCGAACGCGGTTGCGGACCCGAATGCGCCAGCGACGACGGACCCGACCGTCGATCCGAACGCTCCGGTGCAATTGCCGTCGACGATCACGGGACAGCGCGCCGACACGCAGACCTGCTCGCAGGGGCGGACCGTCTTCTAGGCGGCTCCGCGCGCGGAATGCGCCGCGAAGTCCAGACGCGTTCCGGTGTTGTCGGCGGGTTTCGCGTGAGGTGAGGTCTCGGTCTCCTACTGTTGAACGTGCGTCAGCGCGGCTGGCATCGGAAGGGAAGGTGCGCGGGTGAGCGTGATGGACTTGGAACGCCCCCTGCGTCATCCGGATACGGACTCCGCGCCGCTGATGAACAAGCGGGCGCGGTGGCTCGTGCTCGTCGGATTCCTGTTTCCCGGCAGCGCGCAGGTGCTCGCCGGCAACCGGAAGCTCGGGCGCTTCGGGCTCGGCGCCACGATCCTCATGCTCCTGATCGCGGTGATCAGCGTGATCGGGCTGCTGTTCTTCCGCACCGCGACGCTCTCCGTCTTCACCAACAGCCTCGTGCTGCTCGTCGTGCAGTGGCTGATCCTCGGCTACGCCGTCATGTGGCTGATCCTCGGCTTCGACACCCTCCGGCTCGCCCGCCTCGTCAAGGTCACTCCGGGCTGGCGCGTGCCGGTGGCGATCGTGTCGGTGATCCTCACCGTGCTCCCGGTCGCCGGGGCGGCCTACGCCTCGGTCACCGTCGGCTCCGCGCGCGGCGCCTTCAGTGACATCTTCGGAGGCGGGGCGCCCGCGGTCGAGCCCGTCGATGGCCGGTACAACATCATGCTGCTGGGCGTCGATCCGGGCGAGGACCGGGAGGGCATGCGCCCCGACAGCATCTCGCTCGTGAGTGTCGACGCAGAGACCGGGCAGTCCGTCATCGTGGGGCTCCCGCGAGAGCTCACGCAGATGCCGTTCGATGAGGCCTCGCCGCTCTACCCCGTGTACCCCGACGGGTTCTGCAGCCCCACCAACAACTACGAGGGCGACGGGTACTGCTTCACGACCGGGTATCTCAACGCCATGATCACGGAACTCTCGGACTCGGGATCGCCCTCGTACGAGGGGATGTTCGCGGAGGCGACGTCGCAGGGCTCCACTCCCGGCATCGAGGCGATGAAGGATGCGGTGTCGGGTGCGACCGGTCTCGACGTGCAGTTCTACGTGCTCATCGACATGGCGGGCTTCTCGAGCCTGATCGACGCACTCGGCGGTGTCACGGTCGACGTGCAGCAGCCGATCCCGCTCGGTGGGTACGAGGACCCGTACACCGGCGAGTGGGTCGAGGGCGACTCGTACATCGAGCCGGGAGTGCAGACGCTGAACGGCGAGTACGCACTCATGTTCGCCCGGGTGCGGCACGGCCTCGCGAACGGCGACTTCGATCGCATGCAGCATCAACGCCAGCTGCAAGCGGCGATCCTCGCGCAGATGAATCCGGCGAACGTGCTGCTCCGGTTCCAGGAATTGGCGGGTGCGGGATCGGAACTGGTCAAGACCGATATCCCGGAGTCCATGCTGGGCCGGTTCGTCGACCTCGCGGCGCGCGCGAAGGACCACACCCCGGTCAGTGTGGAGATCGCCCCGCCGGCGATCGACCCGGAGTACGTCGATTACGCGCTCGTGCACCAGATGGTGGCCGACGCGGTCGCGGCGGCGTCGCCGCCGCAGGAGGCCGAGTAGCGCGACGCTGTTCGCGGGTCGTTCGTCGCTCGTTCGCCGGTGCGAGCGGCCGGAGCGTGCCTCGTCGCCCTGCCAGTGAACGCCCGGTGACGGTCGGATGGCCGACGCGTGTCCAGGGTGCATCAAGGTCGGAAAGCTAAGCTCGTTTTTTCGTGCCGGGTGTCGAACTTCGACACC
Above is a genomic segment from Leucobacter rhizosphaerae containing:
- a CDS encoding LCP family protein — its product is MDLERPLRHPDTDSAPLMNKRARWLVLVGFLFPGSAQVLAGNRKLGRFGLGATILMLLIAVISVIGLLFFRTATLSVFTNSLVLLVVQWLILGYAVMWLILGFDTLRLARLVKVTPGWRVPVAIVSVILTVLPVAGAAYASVTVGSARGAFSDIFGGGAPAVEPVDGRYNIMLLGVDPGEDREGMRPDSISLVSVDAETGQSVIVGLPRELTQMPFDEASPLYPVYPDGFCSPTNNYEGDGYCFTTGYLNAMITELSDSGSPSYEGMFAEATSQGSTPGIEAMKDAVSGATGLDVQFYVLIDMAGFSSLIDALGGVTVDVQQPIPLGGYEDPYTGEWVEGDSYIEPGVQTLNGEYALMFARVRHGLANGDFDRMQHQRQLQAAILAQMNPANVLLRFQELAGAGSELVKTDIPESMLGRFVDLAARAKDHTPVSVEIAPPAIDPEYVDYALVHQMVADAVAAASPPQEAE
- a CDS encoding glycosyltransferase, translating into MATLTLIAEPFPDWEAPVHAVAARDLARAIADTAPRSCSARFLLAKGSADPELTSPLIRTEYLPFRANMLPLMWQNGTTARPLDGEFVHALTPLVPLRSRGEDDGSQTSVTITHSIAWDAPAILGSSQARLYRAYVRRAVRLADVILTPTHATARVLQEHYGVDLPVQVIQLAPPVEYLRPDDAVERRSALGLPDHYALTTASPGAHGRLDWVFDALRADPALPGVVVLAGVDPAEDAGDAGIVIPAELQHRVLVVTPRDLHDVGAILSGASLLLQPQDFVGAGYTLLGALSGAVPVLHSGHPAVDEIVLDAGLGTTNAGEFAAEFSRLYRDPNSLTRLAVLARDRSRGFSWHGAAWQLWETHANL
- the purE gene encoding 5-(carboxyamino)imidazole ribonucleotide mutase; the protein is MADSAAPLVGVIMGSDSDFSVMADAVQVLREFGIAHEVEVVSAHRTPDKMVSYAREAAGRGLKVIIAGAGGAAHLPGMVASMTTLPVIGVPVPLAKLDGLDSLLSIVQMPGGIPVATVSIGGAKNAGLLAVRILGASDAGIAAELDAYADELTAVVEHKNTALKARVAAE
- a CDS encoding LCP family protein; this encodes MATNGGAGTSASNPRHGRLRRSNSWANIGRLLLTTAIVVVLSGIATVSYSLLGLFNDVKTVELGGAGDVAQAVGLGSSSIEGELTVLLVGTDSRVGQTLDDGEEGELNDVNLLLHVSADHQRATVVSFPRDLMVPVPSCPGPNGEPNYYSAMSEQQLNSTLGVGGLPCVVATISELTGMDIPYAGMITFDGVIGVSNALGGIDVCLAQPIYDEYTGLDLPAGVNNLVGGEALQFLRTRHGVGDGGDTSRISNQQVFMSALVRELKSADTLSDPAKVYGLAKAGIENMTLSSNMATMSFMQQVAGTVKDIDLESINFVQYPSATHPYEAGRLTPDRVAAQTLFDVLKSGQAFDVTAVGEGVADTTAEVPVDPATDPNAVVDPNAPVDPNAEVDPNAVADPNAPATTDPTVDPNAPVQLPSTITGQRADTQTCSQGRTVF
- a CDS encoding MFS transporter, encoding MSDPRADRGSPRYRRALIALFCAGLATMAQMYSPQGLLPQIGREFAIDPGSSSWVIGATTIGVALGTLPWARVSDRLGRVATMRWAAAAAMVLGLTVPFAPTFETMIALRAIEGLALGGLPAIAVTALAETVHPRTLGAAVGSYVAGTTLGGLTGRLVAGAVADHFGWRLGLAAVAVLAALAAVAFLILIPRTAVPQPPGARILGALLANLRNPGVLVLVLQAFLLMGGFVAVYNTLAFRLEQPPYDLSLMQVSWLFLAYLAGAVSSNWVWRIARRQPPTGVLLVCLAIMLGGVGLTMSSALWAIIVGLVLFTAGFFGAHSIASGLIGRRAAGRPGASQAPPLYNLGYYGGSSLLGWAGGTAFAAAGWNGTVALIVGVTVVAAALAWGYARSHGGIAGVDRATP